From Macaca mulatta isolate MMU2019108-1 chromosome 1, T2T-MMU8v2.0, whole genome shotgun sequence, the proteins below share one genomic window:
- the PYGO2 gene encoding pygopus homolog 2 isoform X1, which yields MAASAPPPPDKLEGGGGPAPPPAPPSTGRKQGKAGLQMKSPEKKRRKSNTQGPAYSHLTEFAPPPTPMVDHLVASNPFEDDFGAPKVGGAAPPFLGSPVPFGGFRVQGGMAGQVPPGYGTGVGGGPQPLRRQPPPFPPNPMGPAFNMPPQGPGYPPPGNMNFPSQPFNQPLGQNFSPPSGQMMPGPVGGFGPMISPTMGQPPRAELGPPSLSQRFAQPGAPFGPSLQRPGQGLPSLPPNTSPFPGPDPGFPGPGGEDGGKPLNPPAPTAFPQEPHSGSPAAAVNGNQPSFPPNSSGRGGGTPDANSLAPPGKAGGGSGPQPPPGLVYPCGACRSEVNDDQDAILCEASCQKWFHRECTGMTESAYGLLTTEASAVWACDLCLKTKEIQSVYIREGMGQLVAANDG from the exons ATGGCCGCCTCGGCGCCGCCCCCACCGGACAAGCTGGAGGGAGGTGGCGGCCCCGCACCGCCCCCTGCGCCGCCCAGCACCGGGAGGAAGCAGGGCAAGGCCG GTCTGCAAATGAAGAGCCCAGAAAAGAAGCGAAGGAAGTCAAATACTCAG GGCCCTGCATACTCACATCTGACGGAGTTTGCACCACCCCCGACTCCCATGGTGGATCACCTGGTTGCATCCAACCCTTTTGAAGATGACTTCGGAGCCCCCAAGGTGGGGGGTGCAGCCCCTCCATTCCTTGGCAGTCCTGTGCCCTTTGGAGGCTTCCGCGTGCAGGGGGGCATGGCGGGCCAGGTACCCCCAGGCTATGGCACTGGAGTTGGAGGGGGCCCCCAGCCACTTCGTCGACAGCCACCCCCCTTCCCTCCCAATCCTATGGGCCCTGCTTTCAACATGCCCCCCCAGGGCCCTGGCTACCCACCCCCAGGCAACATGAATTTTCCCAGCCAACCCTTCAACCAGCCTCTAGGTCAAAACTTTAGTCCTCCCAGCGGGCAGATGATGCCGGGCCCAGTTGGGGGATTTGGTCCCATGATCTCACCCACCATGGGACAGCCTCCCAGAGCAGAGTTGGGCCCACCTTCTCTGTCCCAACGATTTGCTCAGCCAGGGGCTCCTTTTGGCCCTTCTCTCCAGAGACCTGGTCAGGGGCTTCCCAGCCTGCCACCTAACACAAGTCCCTTTCCTGGTCCGGACCCTGGCTTTCCTGGCCCTGGTGGTGAGGATGGGGGGAAGCCCTTGAATCCACCTGCCCCTACTGCTTTTCCCCAGGAACCCCACTCAGGCTCCCCAGCTGCTGCTGTTAATGGGAACCAGCCCAGTTTCCCCCCAAACAGTAGTGGGCGGGGTGGGGGCACTCCAGATGCCAACAGCTTGGCACCCCCTGGCAAGGCAGGTGGGGGCTCTGGGCCCCAGCCTCCCCCAGGCTTGGTGTACCCATGTGGTGCCTGTCGGAGTGAGGTGAATGATGACCAGGATGCCATTCTGTGTGAGGCTTCCTGCCAGAAGTGGTTCCACCGTGAGTGCACAGGCATGACTGAGAGCGCCTATGGGCTACTGACCACTGAAGCTTCTGCCGTCTGGGCCTGCGATCTCTGCCTCAAGACCAAGGAGATCCAGTCTGTCTACATCCGCGAGGGCATGGGGCAGCTGGTGGCTGCTAACGATGGGTGA
- the PYGO2 gene encoding pygopus homolog 2 isoform X2 yields MKSPEKKRRKSNTQGPAYSHLTEFAPPPTPMVDHLVASNPFEDDFGAPKVGGAAPPFLGSPVPFGGFRVQGGMAGQVPPGYGTGVGGGPQPLRRQPPPFPPNPMGPAFNMPPQGPGYPPPGNMNFPSQPFNQPLGQNFSPPSGQMMPGPVGGFGPMISPTMGQPPRAELGPPSLSQRFAQPGAPFGPSLQRPGQGLPSLPPNTSPFPGPDPGFPGPGGEDGGKPLNPPAPTAFPQEPHSGSPAAAVNGNQPSFPPNSSGRGGGTPDANSLAPPGKAGGGSGPQPPPGLVYPCGACRSEVNDDQDAILCEASCQKWFHRECTGMTESAYGLLTTEASAVWACDLCLKTKEIQSVYIREGMGQLVAANDG; encoded by the exons ATGAAGAGCCCAGAAAAGAAGCGAAGGAAGTCAAATACTCAG GGCCCTGCATACTCACATCTGACGGAGTTTGCACCACCCCCGACTCCCATGGTGGATCACCTGGTTGCATCCAACCCTTTTGAAGATGACTTCGGAGCCCCCAAGGTGGGGGGTGCAGCCCCTCCATTCCTTGGCAGTCCTGTGCCCTTTGGAGGCTTCCGCGTGCAGGGGGGCATGGCGGGCCAGGTACCCCCAGGCTATGGCACTGGAGTTGGAGGGGGCCCCCAGCCACTTCGTCGACAGCCACCCCCCTTCCCTCCCAATCCTATGGGCCCTGCTTTCAACATGCCCCCCCAGGGCCCTGGCTACCCACCCCCAGGCAACATGAATTTTCCCAGCCAACCCTTCAACCAGCCTCTAGGTCAAAACTTTAGTCCTCCCAGCGGGCAGATGATGCCGGGCCCAGTTGGGGGATTTGGTCCCATGATCTCACCCACCATGGGACAGCCTCCCAGAGCAGAGTTGGGCCCACCTTCTCTGTCCCAACGATTTGCTCAGCCAGGGGCTCCTTTTGGCCCTTCTCTCCAGAGACCTGGTCAGGGGCTTCCCAGCCTGCCACCTAACACAAGTCCCTTTCCTGGTCCGGACCCTGGCTTTCCTGGCCCTGGTGGTGAGGATGGGGGGAAGCCCTTGAATCCACCTGCCCCTACTGCTTTTCCCCAGGAACCCCACTCAGGCTCCCCAGCTGCTGCTGTTAATGGGAACCAGCCCAGTTTCCCCCCAAACAGTAGTGGGCGGGGTGGGGGCACTCCAGATGCCAACAGCTTGGCACCCCCTGGCAAGGCAGGTGGGGGCTCTGGGCCCCAGCCTCCCCCAGGCTTGGTGTACCCATGTGGTGCCTGTCGGAGTGAGGTGAATGATGACCAGGATGCCATTCTGTGTGAGGCTTCCTGCCAGAAGTGGTTCCACCGTGAGTGCACAGGCATGACTGAGAGCGCCTATGGGCTACTGACCACTGAAGCTTCTGCCGTCTGGGCCTGCGATCTCTGCCTCAAGACCAAGGAGATCCAGTCTGTCTACATCCGCGAGGGCATGGGGCAGCTGGTGGCTGCTAACGATGGGTGA